One Drosophila virilis strain 15010-1051.87 chromosome 5, Dvir_AGI_RSII-ME, whole genome shotgun sequence DNA window includes the following coding sequences:
- the stl gene encoding A disintegrin and metalloproteinase with thrombospondin motifs 16 translates to MSAIAANQPESQRHRYRHRYRYRHRLCLIVLAALWLDTLATAVAAAANVNVDVDANAVHIELRRRRSVSLNGIELDENALLQQLAGHERALIFGTAAAPQFKLVQMERRSAQREHQRWRRSAAQAGTVEAELKLEQTPQLFDDNFIFIRRNANSSQFVEHSPQLLQRLERCFYRSPWAALDLCDAQSVRGVFQQNASNFVIQPLPARFGAAAHVLYQARLDKTNNSGSGSGSGSQITPLDSQLQFEPDADEFNEPHQEQQQQQQQQQQQRQQLHRKLQSQLRLRYQPRHHHHHHHHSHHHGTGIAGGSGTPRRRRRHIGGPPRRWPVPHELHIETAIFVDSDLYRHMSKNYPKDTESQLIRFVLAMINGVQLLYHHPTLGRRINFVLKRLEIFRKDPPELRRSSDIDNYLSNFCMWQKSLNPASDADSLHYDHAVILTGLDLYVTGKNGKVTSQVVGLAPVAGMCTPTSSCTINEGKHFESVFVVAHEIGHNLGMRHDSKENSCDPSLHIMSPTLGSGKITWSKCSRTYLEEFLAQPQAECLFDRGQFKAHLDHSAEGMLPGERFDANQQCMLKFGHSSVHASSQSKSEICHDLHCQRERLTWTSHPALEGTECGDSMWCRGGYCVLRPTQETAISSLKQLSGLSKPSYEKHSAASFAESSKMGQLLQEYKSSGNELPGTSTWSDWGEASGCDSGCLYGPSLRLRQGSTGLRIYSRSCLNYRQRCMGRDRKFETCIAKQCYTVPVQTIADFATHVCKQARKSDNELTGEGQQLSGSIEDSCKVFCRTKNNGTKSRRWTFPDGTTCRAKHHASDDIAYCIAGRCEQFSCDNATSNFFKIDNTFCAYRTPSSQRDSTELESKQQPSYQNNVSYKRYADAQSHRNRYENEVAVRSFHGQDNQLTQQQESQPYKRKAPANDYKYNYNVQDPFGKSAPPPASASLIAESELSSDWQVKSGCHSNCMTESKGVQVVRSRQTGEHNIQLCTHKVKPCERLQTPAEYAEQTCARYKLKVRGLSGHGAQISASIDEPDRSCRVGCQDEYIKYRYYLVNGNHGHFPIGTRCSQVGRRYCVHGKCLEFGADNLPLQQSHISLALFRSKREATPRQKRSFLYYDPVNITETITQDFLNSIVSSIIDFERQHLDVAYDHIELSNPIHVSADELSNK, encoded by the exons ATGTCTGCGATTGCGGCCAATCAGCCCGAGTCCCAGCGTCATCGTTATCGtcatcgttatcgttatcgtcaTCGCTTGTGCCTAATTGTCTTAGCCGCACTCTGGCTGGACACACTGGCcactgctgtcgctgccgctgccaacgtcaacgtcgacgtcgacgccaaTGCCGTGCATATCGAGCTGCGACGCAGGCGCAGCGTCAGTCTGAATGGCATTGAG CTGGACGAGAACGCgctgctccagcagctggCGGGCCACGAGCGTGCGCTGATCTTTGGCACGGCAGCAG CGCCCCAATTCAAATTGGTTCAAATGGAGCGGCGCAGCGCGCAGCGGGAGCATCAGCGTTGGCGTCGCAGCGCGGCACAAG CCGGCACTGTGGAAGCCGAACTGAAGCTGGAGCAGACGCCTCAACTGTTTGAcgataatttcattttcataagACGCAACGCGAACAGCAGCCAATTTGTGGAGCATtcgccgcagctgctgcaacgtCTGGAGCGCTGTTTCTATCGCAGTCCATGGGCGGCCCTCGATCTGTGCGATGCGCAGAGTGTG CGCGGCGTATTCCAGCAAAACGCCAGCAATTTTGTCATCCAACCGCTGCCGGCACGCTTTGGGGCGGCGGCCCATGTGCTCTACCAGGCGCGCTTAGATAAGaccaacaacagcggcagtgggagcgggagcgggagTCAGATAACACCGTTAGACAGTCAGCTGCAGTTTGAGCCCGATGCAGACGAATTCAACGAACCGcatcaggagcagcagcagcagcagcagcaacaacaacagcagcgccaaCAGCTGCATCGCAAATTGCAAtcgcagctgcggctgcgctATCAGCcgcgtcatcatcatcatcatcatcatcatagtCATCATCATGGCACTGGCATTGCCGGCGGCTCTGGCACGCCGCGTCGTCGGCGGCGGCACATTGGGGGCCCGCCGCGGCGCTGGCCGGTGCCGCACGAGCTGCACATTGAGACGGCGATATTTGTGGACAGCGATCTGTATCGGCACATGAGCAAGAACTATCCGAAGGATACGGAGAGTCAGCTGATACGCTTTGTGCTGGCCATGATCAATGGCGTGCAGCTGCTGTATCATCATCCGACGCTGGGCAGGCGCATCAATTTTGTGCTAAAGCGTTTGGAGATCTTCCGCAAGGATCCGCCCGAGCTGCGTCGCTCCAGCGACATTGACAACTATTTGAGTAACTTTTGCATGTGGCAGAAGAGTCTGAATCCCGCCTCGGATGCTGACAGTCTGCACTATGATCATGCTGTCATCCTCACTGGACTGGATCTCTATGTGACGGGCAAGAATGGCAAGGTTACCAGTCAAGTGGTGGGTCTGGCGCCCGTTGCCGGCATGTGCACCCCCACCTCCTCCTGCACCATCAACGAGGGCAAGCACTTTGAGAGCGTCTTCGTGGTGGCCCATGAAATCGGACACAA CTTGGGCATGCGACACGATTCCAAGGAAAACAGCTGCGATCCCAGTCTGCACATAATGTCACCCACCCTGGGCAGCGGCAAGATTACCTGGTCCAAGTGCTCTCGCACCTATCTGGAGGAGTTTTTAGC TCAACCGCAGGCTGAGTGCCTGTTCGATCGTGGACAGTTCAAGGCGCATCTGGATCACTCGGCGGAGGGCATGTTGCCCGGTGAACGCTTCGATGCCAATCAGCAGTGCATGCTCAAGTTTGGACACAGTTCGGTGCATGCGAGCAGTCAGAGCAAGTCGGAGATTTGTCACGATTTGCACTGCCAGCGCGAACGGCTCACATGGACCTCACATCCGGCGCTGGAGGGCACCGAGTGCGGCGATAGCATG TGGTGTCGCGGTGGCTACTGCGTGCTGCGTCCCACGCAGGAGACGGCCATCAGCTCGCTGAAGCAGCTCAGCGGTCTGTCCAAGCCCAGCTATGAGAAGCACAGCGCCGCCAGCTTTGCTGAGTCCAGCAAAAtgggccagctgctgcaggagTACAAGAGCAGTGGCAACGAGCTGCCCGGCACCAGCACCTGGAGCGACTGGGGCGAGGCCAGCGGCTGTGACTCCGGCTGCCTGTACGGACCCTCGCTGCGTTTGCGTCAGGGCAGCACCGGGCTGCGCATCTACAGTCGCAGCTGTCTCAACTATCGCCAGCGTTGCATGGGTCGCGATCGCAAGTTCGAGACGTGCATAGCCAAACAGTGCTACACTGTGCCCGTCCAGACCATTGCTGACTTTGCCACGCATGTGTGCAAGCAGGCGCGCAAGTCCGACAACGAGCTGACCGGCGAGGGGCAGCAGCTCAGCGGCTCCATTG AGGATTCGTGCAAGGTCTTCTGTCGCACCAAGAACAATGGCACCAAGTCGCGCCGCTGGACCTTTCCGGATGGCACCACCTGCCGCGCCAAGCACCATGCCTCGGATGACATCGCCTACTGCATTGCCGGGCGCTGCGAGCAGTTCTCCTGCGACAATGCGACCAGCAATTTCTTCAAAATTGACAACACCTTCTGCGCGTATCGCACACCAAGCTCGCAGCGAGACTCCACGGAGCTGGAGAGCAAGCAGCAGCCCAGCTATCAGAATAACGTCAGCTACAAGCGCTATGCGGATGCTCAAAGCCACAGGAATCGCTATGAGAATG AGGTGGCCGTGCGCAGCTTCCATGGCCAGGACAATCAATTAACGCAGCAGCAAGAGTCGCAGCCGTACAAGCGGAAAGCTCCCGCCAATGattacaaatacaattacaatgTCCAGGATCCGTTTGGTAAGTCGGCGCCGCCGCCTGCCTCCGCCTCGCTGATAGCCGAATCGGAGCTGTCGTCCGACTGGCAGGTGAAGTCGGGCTGTCACTCCAATTGCATGACAGAGTCAAAGGGCGTCCAGGTGGTCAGGTCACGGCAAACGGGTGAGCACAATATACAGTTGTGCACGCACAAGGTAAAGCCCTGCGAACGGCTGCAAACCCCAGCCGAATATGCGGAGCAAACGTGTGCCAGGTACAAGCTGAAGGTGCGTGGCTTGTCCGGCCATGGTGCACAGATCTCGGCGAGCATCGATGAACCGGATCGCAGCTGTCGCGTCGGCTGTCAGGACGAGTACATCAAGTATCGCTATTATCTGGTGAACGGTAACCACGGACACTTTCCCATCGGTACGCGCTGCTCCCAGGTGGGCAGGCGCTACTGTGTGCATGGCAAGTGTCTGGAGTTCGGTGCGGACAATCTGCCGCTGCAGCAGTCCCACATCAGCCTGGCGCTCTTCCGCAGCAAACGAGAGGCGACGCCGCGCCAGAAGCGCAGCTTCCTCTACTACGATCCGGTGAACATTACCGAAACGATTACCCAGGACTTTCTCAATAGCATTGTGAGCAGTATTATTGACTTCGAACGGCAACATTTGG ACGTTGCCTACGACCACATCGAATTATCCAATCCTATACACGTCTCTGCGGACGAACtgagcaacaaataa
- the CycB gene encoding G2/mitotic-specific cyclin-B, which translates to MVSTALKMIMDENATEKYNNVQVKKLTVPTNEANHTKRAALGDLQNRGLNRGVISKDAAQKELKDVKLTKARVDTHWKKQPLGVSNANANAGAGAAKATASSLMRSNSMRTHGQQPAAGASQISASTLNAGRAAATTTANAKVAADANNKLAAAAKQKSISDEKVNTLRREDSNLSRKSLTKLRAALAKPNVPAAAAVNAQKKEPLVPRVQTRNAANALAAKKDVAAAAVHLKKEPTALARLPKTRPTPAVAVATVPSTLSLAGKRLAEVEDIDADDRENLVLVSEYVNDIYDYLYELEEQQPIHNDHLANQLEVSHKMRAVLIDWINEVHLQFHLAAETFHLAVAIIDRYLQVVKNTRRKYLQLVGVTALFIATKYEELFPPAIGDFVFITDDSYTGREIRQMELQILKAIDNNLSRPLPIHFLRRYSKAASAEDEHHAMSKYFLELAAMDYELASYKPSEIAAGSLFLSLHLLNGNARAATGFNDKHWTPTLVHYSRYTAAHLRPITRQIAKLARDAPTTKLRAIYNKYQANKFQKIALRAELSGPLMDSIVGKK; encoded by the exons atGGTGAGCACAGCGCTTAAAATGATCATGGACGAG AATGCCACGGAGAAGTACAATAATGTCCAAGTGAAGAAATTGACGGTGCCTACAAACGAGGCAAACCACACAAAACGCGCCGCACTCGGCGATCTGCAGAATCGAGGACTGAACCGTGGCGTGATCTCCAAAGATGCGGCACAAAAAGA ACTGAAAGACGTTAAATTGACCAAGGCGCGTGTGGACACACACTGGAAGAAGCAGCCGCTGGGCGTGagcaatgccaatgccaatgcagGTGCAGGTGCAGCCAAGGCAACAGCCTCCTCCCTGATGCGCTCGAACTCGATGCGCACACATGGGCAGCAGCCCGCCGCTGGGGCCAGCCAGATCTCGGCCAGCACGCTGAACGCTGGACGCGCTGCCGCAACGACAACGGCCAATGCAAAAGTGGCCGCCGATGCGAACAACAAGC ttgcagctgcagccaagCAGAAGTCCATCTCCGACGAGAAGGTCAACACGCTGCGCCGCGAGGACAGCAACTTGTCACGCAAATCCCTGACCAAGCTGCGCGCCGCCCTGGCCAAGCCGAATGTGCCTGCCGCCGCGGCAGTCAATGCACAGAAGAAGGAACCGCTGGTGCCCAGGGTGCAGACCAGGAATGCAGCAAATGCGCTGGCAGCTAAAAAggatgtggctgctgctgcagtgcacCTAAAGAAGGAGCCCACGGCGCTGGCCAGGCTGCCCAAGACGCGTCCCACACCAGCCGTGGCTGTTGCAACAGTTCCATCAACCCTATCGCTGGCCGGCAAGCGGCTGGCCGAGGTGGAGGACATTGATGCCGATGATCGGGAGAATCTGGTTTTGGTATCGGAGTATGTGAACGACATTTACGACTATCTCTACGAactggaggagcagcagcccaTTCATAACGATCACTTGGCCAATCAGCTGGAGGTGTCGCACAAGATGCGCGCTGTGCTCATCGATTGGATCAACGAGGTGCATTTGCAGTTCCATTTGGCTGCCGAGACATTCCATCTGGCCGTGGCCATTATCGATCGCTATCTGCAGGTGgtcaaaaataccaggcgcaAGTATTTGCAGCTGGTGGGCGTCACGGCTCTCTTCATAGCCACCAAATACGAGGAGCTGTTCCCGCCGGCCATTGGCGATTTTGTGTTCATAACCGACGACAGCTATACGGGTCGCGAGATTAGGCAAATGGAGCTGCAAATACTGAAGGCCATCGATAACAATCTGTCGCGTCCCTTGCCCATACACTTTTTGCGTCGCTACTCGAAGGCCGCCAGCGCTGAGGATGAGCATCACGCCATGTCCAAGTACTTCTTGGAACTGGCTGCCATGGACTACGAGCTGGCCAGCTACAAGCCCTCCGAG ATTGCAGCCGGCTCGCTGTTCCTGTCGCTGCACTTGCTCAATGGCAATGCCCGTGCTGCCACGGGCTTCAATGACAAGCACTGGACGCCCACTCTGGTGCATTACTCGCGCTACACGGCCGCACATCTGCGTCCGATTACACGGCAAATTGCAAAACTGGCGCGCGATGCGCCGACTACCAAATTGCGGGCCATATACAACAAGTATCAGGCCAACAAGTTCCAGAAGATTGCGCTGCGTGCCGAACTGAGCGGTCCGCTCATGGACTCGATTGTGGGCAAGAAATAG
- the blw gene encoding ATP synthase subunit alpha, mitochondrial, with the protein MISARLASSVARNLPKAAAQVACKAAYPATSLAARKLHVASTQRSAEISSVLEERILGVAPKADLEETGRVLSIGDGIARVYGLNNIQADEMVEFSSGLKGMALNLEADNVGVVVFGNDKLIKQGDIVKRTGAIVDVPVGNELLGRVVDALGNAIDGKGAINTKDRFRVGIKAPGIIPRVSVREPMQTGIKAVDSLVPIGRGQRELIIGDRQTGKTALAIDTIINQKRFNDGQDESKKLYCIYVAIGQKRSTVAQILKRLTDSGAMGYTIIVSATASDAAPLQYLAPYSGCAMGEFFRDKGKHALIIYDDLSKQAVAYRQMSLLLRRPPGREAYPGDVFYLHSRLLERAAKMSPAMGGGSLTALPVIETQAGDVSAYIPTNVISITDGQIFLETELFYKGIRPAINVGLSVSRVGSAAQTKAMKQVAGSMKLELAQYREVAAFAQFGSDLDASTQQLLNRGVRLTELLKQGQYVPMAIEDQVAVIYCGVRGHLDKMDPSKITKFEKEFLQHIKTSEQGLLDGIAKDGQISEAADAKLKDIVQKFMSTFQG; encoded by the exons atgatTTCTGCTCGTTTGGCGTCGTCGGTCGCTCGCAACTTGCCCAAGGCGGCCGCACAG GTTGCCTGCAAAGCTGCATATCCAGCTACCAGTCTTGCTGCCCGTAAACTCCATGTGGCCAGCACACAGCGCAGCGCGGAGATCTCCAGCGTTTTGGAGGAGAGAATCCTGGGCGTTGCACCCAAGGCCGATCTGGAGGAGACTGGTCGTGTGTTGAGCATTGGTGATGGTATCGCTCGTGTCTATGGTCTGAACAACATCCAGGCCGATGAGATGGTGGAATTCTCCTCGGGCCTTAAGGGCATGGCCCTCAACTTGGAGGCCGACAATGTGGGTGTCGTCGTCTTCGGTAACGACAAGCTCATCAAGCAGGGTGATATTGTGAAGCGTACCGGCGCCATTGTCGATGTACCCGTCGGTAATGAGCTGCTCGGTCGCGTTGTCGATGCTCTGGGCAATGCCATTGACGGCAAAGGCGCCATCAACACCAAGGATCGTTTCCGTGTCGGCATCAAGGCCCCCGGCATCATTCCCCGTGTGTCTGTGCGCGAGCCCATGCAGACTGGCATCAAGGCCGTCGATTCGCTGGTGCCCATCGGTCGTGGTCAGCGTGAGCTGATCATCGGCGACAGACAGACTGG AAAAACCGCTCTGGCCATTGATACCATCATCAACCAGAAGCGTTTCAACGATGGCCAGGATGAGTCGAAGAAGCTGTACTGTATCTACGTTGCCATTGGCCAGAAGCGTTCGACTGTCGCCCAGATTCTGAAGCGTTTGACCGACTCCGGCGCCATGGGTTACACCATTATTGTTTCTGCCACCGCCTCCGATGCCGCTCCTCTGCAGTACTTGGCCCCATACTCTGGCTGCGCCATGGGCGAGTTCTTCCGCGACAAGGGCAAGCACGCCCTGATCATCTATGATGATTTGTCCAAACAGGCTGTGGCCTACCGTCAGATGTCTCTGCTGCTGCGTCGTCCCCCTGGTCGTGAGGCCTACCCCGGTGATGTGTTCTATCTGCATTCGCGTCTGCTGGAGCGTGCCGCCAAGATGTCGCCCGCTATGGGTGGCGGTTCACTGACCGCTCTGCCCGTGATTGAGACCCAGGCCGGTGATGTGTCCGCGTACATTCCAACCAACGTCATTTCGATCACTGACGGTCAGATCTTCTTGGAAACCGAGTTGTTCTACAAGGGTATCCGTCCCGCCATTAACGTGGGTCTCTCTGTGTCCCGTGTCGGTTCCGCTGCCCAGACCAAGGCCATGAAACAGGTGGCCGGTTCCATGAAGCTGGAGTTGGCCCAGTACCGTGAGGTCGCTGCTTTCGCCCAGTTCGGTTCCGATTTGGATGCATCCACCCAGCAGCTGCTGAACCGTGGTGTGCGCCTAACTGAGCTCCTCAAGCAGGGCCAGTATGTGCCCATGGCCATTGAGGATCAG GTTGCTGTCATCTACTGCGGTGTGCGCGGTCACTTGGACAAGATGGATCCCTCAAAGATCACCAAGTTCGAGAAGGAATTCTTGCAGCACATCAAGACATCCGAGCAGGGTCTTCTCGACGGCATTGCCAAGGATGGCCAGATCTCTGAGGCCGCCGATGCTAAGCTGAAGGACATTGTCCAGAAGTTCATGTCCACCTTCCAGGGttaa
- the LOC6625599 gene encoding uncharacterized protein, whose protein sequence is MQFPLKLLLSMAAAFIALNRLPSSWARYLPPPATESVPAANANAMSSTLMDANDSPTSTNSSVVMGVDVDVDDDSLDDGYTATATAAVTARGSDTYTTSVTEAATLEHIRRRREVQCPQDITDINIIHLPCDLDIPDISKYIENLPNQCICAYNARYSSEQDYRNFMILQLEGFFFGQYSERFKRFEVDPHEFDYRM, encoded by the exons ATGCAGTTTCCACTTAAATTGTTACTGTCAATGGCTGCCGCGTTCATTGCATTG AACCGCTTACCCAGCAGCTGGGCCAGATATTTACCTCCGCCAGCAACCGAGTCTGTGCCAGCCGCCAACGCAAATGCAATGTCATCCACTCTAATGGATGCCAACGATTCACCGACATCCACCAACAGCAGCGTGGTTATGGgtgtcgatgtcgatgtcgacGATGATAGTTTGGATGATGGCTATACAGCTACTGCCACAGCTGCTGTCACTGCTAGGGGCAGCGATACTTATACCACCAGTGTAACAGAAGCTGCTACATTGGAGCATATACGGCGCCGTCGGGAGGTTCAATGTCCACAGGACATTACcgatataaatattatacacTTGCCCTGTGATCTCGATATACCGGATATCAGTAAATATATTGAGAACTTGCCAAATCAATGCATATGTGCCTATAATGCTCGCTACAGCTCGGAACAGGATTATCGCAATTTCATGATACTCCAACTTGAGGGTTTCTTCTTTGGGCAATACTCGGAACGCTTTAAGCGCTTCGAGGTTGATCCCCATGAGTTTGATTATAGGATGTAA